A genome region from Streptomyces xanthophaeus includes the following:
- a CDS encoding papain-like cysteine protease family protein codes for MRNRNRRHSPAACLTAVLTALLFTLPLGAGTAAAAETGTDSALATKRLNITMQAQTKTNWCWSAGGNTIATWFGRNYSQNQFCNAAFNRQQGSECPNNQATLGNVQTGLRWAGINPGSYVSGWLQYSTVQTEINADRPVETRIQWSNGGGHMHVVYGYDTANNWVYWGDPWPSSDRYNWASHSWYVNNSTFSWTHSLYRIGA; via the coding sequence ATGCGCAACCGAAACCGGCGGCACTCCCCAGCCGCCTGTCTCACCGCCGTGCTCACCGCTCTGCTGTTCACCCTGCCCCTCGGCGCCGGCACCGCCGCCGCTGCCGAGACCGGCACCGACTCCGCCCTCGCCACCAAGCGCCTGAACATCACCATGCAGGCCCAGACGAAGACCAACTGGTGCTGGTCCGCCGGCGGCAACACCATCGCCACCTGGTTCGGCAGGAACTACAGCCAGAACCAGTTCTGCAACGCCGCCTTCAACCGCCAGCAGGGCAGCGAATGCCCCAACAACCAGGCCACCCTGGGCAACGTCCAGACCGGCCTGCGCTGGGCCGGCATCAACCCCGGCTCGTACGTCAGCGGCTGGCTGCAGTACTCCACGGTCCAGACCGAGATCAACGCCGACCGGCCCGTCGAGACCCGCATCCAGTGGTCGAACGGCGGCGGCCACATGCACGTCGTCTACGGCTACGACACCGCGAACAACTGGGTCTACTGGGGCGACCCCTGGCCCTCCAGCGACCGCTACAACTGGGCCTCGCACTCCTGGTACGTGAACAACAGCACCTTCTCCTGGACCCACTCCCTCTACCGGATCGGGGCGTGA
- a CDS encoding NAD(P)-dependent oxidoreductase has protein sequence MKITVFGATGGVGREVVRQALDAGHEVTAVVRDPSRLPLPAHERLHVATVTDVTDVEAVLPVVSGRDAVVSALGPANNKQARTKPVAGPALSAITSAMDRAGVRPLSAVSAAPVGPLPESAGIFTRAVVFPLLRRLLRDVYADLADMEAAMAASGTRWTVVRPPMLQNKPRTGTYRRAIDANVPGGRVIPRADVADALLAALTDPDCAGHAVGVAS, from the coding sequence ATGAAGATCACGGTGTTCGGAGCCACGGGCGGCGTCGGCCGCGAGGTCGTCCGGCAGGCACTCGACGCGGGACACGAGGTGACCGCGGTCGTGCGGGACCCGTCGCGGCTCCCCCTTCCCGCCCATGAGCGGCTCCACGTGGCCACGGTGACCGATGTGACCGATGTCGAGGCGGTGCTGCCCGTGGTGAGCGGGCGGGACGCGGTGGTCTCGGCGCTGGGCCCGGCGAACAACAAGCAGGCGAGGACGAAGCCCGTCGCGGGCCCGGCTCTGAGCGCGATCACCTCAGCCATGGACCGGGCGGGGGTGCGGCCGCTGTCGGCCGTGAGCGCCGCACCCGTCGGCCCGCTGCCGGAGAGCGCGGGGATCTTCACCCGCGCCGTGGTCTTCCCGTTGCTGCGCCGACTGCTGCGGGACGTCTACGCGGACCTCGCGGACATGGAGGCGGCGATGGCCGCGAGCGGGACGCGGTGGACGGTCGTCAGGCCGCCGATGCTGCAGAACAAGCCCCGCACCGGCACCTACCGGCGCGCGATCGACGCCAACGTGCCGGGCGGCCGGGTCATCCCGCGCGCGGACGTCGCGGACGCCCTCCTGGCCGCCCTGACGGACCCGGACTGCGCGGGCCACGCGGTGGGCGTCGCCTCCTGA
- a CDS encoding Rieske (2Fe-2S) protein yields the protein MPAPQSPARRTVLKGAAALAGAAGAGATLAACSTETDSGGHTPATPTAPVDLGAAADVPVGGAKLYRENKLIVSSPAEGQYKAFSAQCTHAGCVLDKIVEGEGNCPCHGSRFDVKTGKVLRGPASAPLPAVPVRAENGKLVAG from the coding sequence ATGCCCGCGCCGCAGTCGCCCGCCCGCCGTACCGTCCTCAAGGGCGCCGCCGCGCTCGCCGGGGCCGCGGGCGCCGGAGCGACCCTCGCGGCCTGCTCCACCGAGACCGACAGCGGAGGCCACACCCCCGCCACCCCCACCGCGCCGGTGGACCTGGGCGCGGCGGCCGATGTCCCGGTGGGCGGGGCCAAGCTGTACCGGGAGAACAAGCTGATCGTCAGCTCCCCGGCGGAGGGCCAGTACAAGGCGTTCAGCGCGCAGTGCACGCACGCCGGCTGCGTCCTGGACAAGATCGTCGAGGGTGAGGGGAACTGCCCCTGCCACGGCAGCCGCTTCGACGTGAAGACCGGCAAGGTCCTGCGCGGTCCGGCCTCCGCCCCGCTGCCCGCCGTCCCGGTCCGGGCCGAGAACGGCAAGCTCGTCGCGGGCTGA
- a CDS encoding TetR/AcrR family transcriptional regulator, translating to MLTSKSSRPTPERLLDAAEKLMRTVGLASATTKAIAREAGCSEAALYKYFANKEELFVRVLLERTPNAGPLMAVLQAGPGERGVEETLGEIARHASLFYADAIPMAGSLFADPALLTRHREGVQEIGAGPHVVLDALAGRLRRELDAGRLRPDADPRAAAALLLGACFQRAFFLHFSGAHVVQPVEEFAPAVARTVWAAIR from the coding sequence ATGCTCACCTCGAAGTCAAGCCGCCCCACCCCCGAGCGGCTGCTGGACGCCGCCGAGAAGCTGATGCGCACCGTCGGGCTGGCGAGCGCCACCACGAAGGCCATCGCCAGGGAGGCCGGGTGCTCGGAGGCCGCGCTCTACAAGTACTTCGCGAACAAGGAAGAGCTGTTCGTGCGCGTGCTGCTGGAACGCACTCCCAACGCCGGCCCGCTCATGGCTGTCCTGCAGGCCGGTCCGGGGGAGCGGGGGGTCGAGGAGACCCTCGGCGAGATCGCCCGGCACGCCTCGCTCTTCTACGCCGACGCCATACCGATGGCCGGCTCGCTCTTCGCCGACCCCGCGCTGCTCACCCGCCACCGCGAGGGCGTCCAGGAGATCGGGGCCGGACCGCACGTGGTGCTGGACGCGCTGGCCGGCCGGCTGCGGCGCGAGCTCGACGCCGGCCGGCTGCGGCCCGACGCCGATCCGCGGGCCGCCGCGGCCCTGCTGCTCGGTGCCTGCTTCCAGCGGGCCTTCTTCCTGCACTTCTCGGGGGCCCACGTGGTCCAGCCCGTCGAGGAGTTCGCCCCGGCCGTGGCCCGCACCGTCTGGGCCGCTATTCGCTGA
- a CDS encoding carbohydrate kinase family protein codes for MIVVGGEALIDLVPVARPPGALLPRPGGGPYNTALALGRLGAEVAFCSRVSTDGFGESLLAGLRAAGVDLSLVQRGPEPTTLAVPSLAPDGSASYGFYVEGTADRLFTLPPALPDGVRALALGTCSLVLEPGASAYEALLRRESRRGVLTLLDPNIRPALIADPAAYRARFLERLLPHTSVLKLSEEDAAWLGGRVGDWLAAGPSAVVLTRGAAGLTAWTREGGEYAAAARPVAVVDTIGAGDTVNAALLHRLTLAPGGPVDWPQVLAHAAHAAALTCTRAGAEPPYAAELSE; via the coding sequence GTGATCGTCGTCGGCGGAGAAGCCCTCATCGACCTGGTGCCCGTGGCGCGGCCGCCCGGGGCGCTGCTGCCCCGGCCGGGCGGCGGGCCGTACAACACCGCGCTGGCGCTCGGCCGGCTCGGCGCCGAGGTGGCCTTCTGTTCCCGCGTCTCCACGGACGGCTTCGGTGAGAGCCTGCTGGCCGGGCTGCGGGCCGCCGGGGTGGACCTGTCGCTGGTCCAGCGCGGACCGGAGCCGACCACGCTCGCCGTGCCCTCGCTGGCCCCGGACGGCTCGGCCTCGTACGGCTTCTACGTCGAGGGCACGGCGGACCGGCTGTTCACGCTGCCGCCCGCCCTCCCGGACGGGGTACGGGCCCTCGCGCTCGGCACCTGCTCGCTGGTCCTGGAACCGGGCGCGAGCGCGTACGAGGCCCTGCTGCGCCGGGAGTCCCGGCGCGGGGTGCTGACCCTGCTGGACCCCAACATCCGGCCGGCGCTGATCGCGGACCCGGCGGCGTACCGCGCACGCTTCCTGGAACGGCTGCTGCCGCACACGAGCGTCCTCAAGCTGTCGGAGGAGGACGCGGCCTGGCTGGGCGGCCGGGTCGGGGACTGGCTGGCGGCCGGACCGTCGGCGGTGGTGCTGACCCGGGGCGCCGCGGGCCTGACGGCCTGGACCCGGGAGGGCGGGGAGTACGCGGCGGCGGCCCGTCCGGTGGCGGTGGTGGACACCATCGGCGCGGGCGACACCGTCAACGCCGCCCTGCTGCACCGGCTCACCCTCGCACCGGGCGGCCCGGTGGACTGGCCGCAGGTCCTGGCCCACGCCGCTCACGCGGCGGCCCTGACCTGCACGCGGGCGGGCGCGGAGCCGCCGTACGCGGCGGAGCTCAGCGAATAG